One Tamlana carrageenivorans genomic region harbors:
- the thiE gene encoding thiamine phosphate synthase: MIPKLHYISQGSSPKTHLENIQQACQSGAELVQLRLKNYSEKKILKAAEEARDITSHFQTRLIINDHYKIAKTVKADGVHLGKSDADPETVRKTLYSWQIIGGTANTLDDCESLINKKVDYIGLGPFRFTETKENLSPILGLSGYQNIIESLKSETPIIAIGGITINDISELLKTGVYGIAASGEITNAFNTIERIKKLLRHKNDVVEQVWKPTPSTS, translated from the coding sequence ATGATTCCAAAACTACACTACATATCGCAAGGAAGTTCACCTAAAACACATCTGGAAAACATCCAACAGGCTTGTCAATCGGGAGCAGAACTGGTTCAATTGCGTTTAAAAAATTATTCAGAAAAGAAAATTTTAAAAGCTGCAGAAGAAGCGCGTGACATTACATCCCATTTTCAAACCCGGCTAATAATTAACGACCATTATAAAATAGCTAAAACGGTAAAAGCTGATGGGGTCCATTTAGGAAAATCGGATGCTGATCCAGAAACTGTTAGAAAAACGTTGTATTCATGGCAAATTATTGGAGGTACAGCAAATACGCTTGACGATTGCGAGAGTTTAATCAACAAAAAAGTAGATTATATAGGGTTAGGCCCTTTTAGATTCACCGAAACTAAAGAAAATTTGAGTCCGATTTTAGGGCTTTCGGGTTACCAAAATATTATAGAAAGTCTAAAATCAGAAACACCCATAATTGCTATAGGAGGTATAACTATTAACGATATCTCTGAACTATTAAAAACAGGAGTTTACGGTATCGCAGCCTCAGGAGAAATAACAAACGCATTTAATACTATTGAAAGAATAAAAAAGCTGTTAAGACATAAAAACGACGTTGTAGAACAAGT
- a CDS encoding four helix bundle protein has product MELTKSFEALKVWQAGHQFVLEVYKMSKQFPREEIYGLTSQFRRAAVSITANIAEGYKRKSPKEKLRFYNFSQASLEECRYFLILSKDLGYVENNDKQVKLIQEVSKMLNAYCRSIIKSMN; this is encoded by the coding sequence ATGGAATTAACAAAAAGTTTTGAAGCATTAAAAGTTTGGCAAGCCGGTCATCAATTCGTACTGGAGGTTTATAAAATGAGTAAACAATTTCCAAGAGAAGAAATTTACGGATTAACCTCTCAATTTCGAAGAGCAGCGGTTTCAATAACCGCCAATATTGCCGAAGGATATAAACGTAAAAGTCCGAAAGAGAAACTAAGATTTTATAATTTTTCGCAAGCCTCACTAGAAGAATGCAGATACTTTTTAATACTTTCCAAAGACTTAGGTTATGTAGAAAACAACGATAAACAAGTAAAATTAATACAAGAAGTGAGTAAAATGTTAAACGCCTATTGCCGAAGCATTATCAAGTCCATGAATTAA
- a CDS encoding hydroxymethylpyrimidine/phosphomethylpyrimidine kinase, translated as MNKNYTTSTTNGTSLFDNCILSIAGHDPSGGAGMTSDIKTFEAHGFYGLSTCSAITIQNDIDFKQCIWTNPKVILNQIETLFERFNISVVKIGIIENWQTLSLILDKLHLLNPKIKVVLDPVIKASSGFDFHFKESQELLEKIWKQCYIITPNYDEIKALYPEFTVKQTIKHISNYTKIYLKGGHRQNKKGWDELYYDTIEAIEIFPIYKTIYEKHGSGCVLSSSLACNIAAGFPIKDAAINAKIYIETYLRSNESLLGTHKMNVAVV; from the coding sequence ATGAATAAAAATTACACCACATCTACTACAAATGGTACCTCGTTATTTGATAATTGTATATTAAGTATTGCAGGTCACGACCCTTCTGGAGGGGCAGGAATGACTTCAGACATCAAAACTTTTGAAGCCCATGGCTTCTATGGCTTATCAACTTGCAGCGCCATCACCATTCAAAATGACATTGATTTTAAACAATGTATTTGGACGAACCCAAAGGTTATTTTAAATCAAATTGAAACCCTTTTCGAACGTTTTAATATTTCAGTTGTAAAAATTGGAATTATTGAAAATTGGCAAACTTTATCCCTAATTTTAGATAAACTACATCTGTTAAACCCCAAAATTAAAGTGGTTTTAGACCCAGTAATTAAGGCAAGTTCGGGGTTCGATTTCCATTTTAAAGAAAGTCAAGAACTCCTCGAAAAAATTTGGAAACAATGTTATATTATTACTCCAAATTACGATGAAATTAAAGCGCTTTATCCTGAATTTACTGTTAAACAAACCATTAAGCACATCTCAAATTACACTAAAATCTACTTAAAAGGGGGGCACCGCCAAAATAAAAAAGGATGGGATGAATTGTATTACGACACGATCGAGGCCATTGAAATTTTTCCTATTTACAAAACGATTTACGAAAAACATGGTAGCGGTTGTGTTTTATCATCGAGTTTAGCTTGTAATATCGCTGCTGGTTTTCCAATAAAAGACGCTGCTATAAATGCTAAAATATACATAGAAACCTATTTACGCAGCAATGAAAGCCTTTTAGGAACACACAAAATGAATGTCGCGGTGGTTTAG